One genomic segment of Amycolatopsis sp. Hca4 includes these proteins:
- a CDS encoding Asp/Glu/hydantoin racemase yields MDFDFLAFDGPLAQRGIGVIAPFDLALERELWRWVPMEVSLHLARTPYEPVPVSMEMARLVSDSHHLASATRDVLHVEPEVVAYLCTSGSFVNGVDYERSLTKAICDAGAPDAVTTSGALAEVLHQLGLHRVSVLTPYDADLTRALHDFLAELDVTTVASDHLGLGGGIWKVSYRTIAERILAADHGDAEAIFVSCTNLPTYDLIEPLETALGKPVLTANQLTMWACLRRMHLPIVGPGRWLRDVS; encoded by the coding sequence TTGGATTTCGACTTCCTGGCGTTCGACGGCCCGCTGGCCCAGCGGGGCATCGGTGTCATCGCCCCCTTCGACCTCGCGCTGGAGCGCGAGCTCTGGCGCTGGGTGCCGATGGAGGTGTCCCTCCACCTCGCCCGCACGCCGTACGAGCCCGTGCCGGTCAGCATGGAGATGGCCCGCCTGGTCAGCGACAGCCACCACCTGGCCAGCGCCACCCGGGACGTGCTGCACGTCGAGCCCGAGGTCGTCGCCTACCTGTGCACGTCGGGCAGCTTCGTCAACGGCGTCGACTACGAGCGCTCGCTGACCAAGGCGATCTGCGACGCCGGCGCGCCGGACGCCGTCACCACCTCGGGCGCGCTCGCCGAAGTGCTGCACCAGCTCGGCCTCCACCGCGTCTCGGTGCTCACGCCGTACGACGCCGACCTGACCCGCGCCTTGCACGACTTCCTCGCCGAGCTGGACGTGACCACGGTGGCCAGCGACCACCTCGGCCTGGGCGGCGGCATCTGGAAGGTCAGCTACCGCACCATCGCCGAGCGGATCCTCGCCGCCGACCACGGCGACGCCGAAGCGATCTTCGTCAGCTGCACCAACCTCCCCACCTACGACCTGATCGAACCGCTCGAAACCGCGCTCGGCAAACCGGTGCTCACCGCCAACCAGCTGACCATGTGGGCGTGCCTGCGCCGGATGCACCTCCCCATCGTCGGACCCGGAAGGTGGCTCCGTGACGTGTCGTGA
- a CDS encoding D-2-hydroxyacid dehydrogenase, whose protein sequence is MIASEHRERPVLAVLCGESRPPDMRAVESGAVVRYTDAAGLAEALSGADALFVYDFLSTAVPQAWHAADRLRWLHIASAGVDPVLFPGLRESDVVLTNSRGVFDDAIAEYVLGVVLAFAKDFARSHDLQREGRWQHRETERIAGREVLVVGTGPIGRAIARLLRAAGMRVSGAGRRERIGDPDFGVVHESARLTEVLPHADYVVAVAPLTEHTKGMFDARAFAAMKPSARFVNVGRGELVVTSDLIKALESNAIAGAALDVFDTEPLPAESPLWTLPDVLISPHMSGDFIGWRDTLVEVFTENFRRWRAGEPLRNVVDKTLGYVPSGNQGAG, encoded by the coding sequence GTGATCGCCTCGGAACACCGGGAACGCCCCGTCCTGGCAGTGCTCTGCGGCGAGTCCCGCCCACCGGACATGCGTGCTGTCGAATCCGGGGCGGTCGTGCGTTACACGGACGCGGCGGGCCTCGCCGAAGCGCTGTCCGGAGCGGATGCCCTCTTCGTCTACGACTTCCTGTCGACGGCCGTGCCCCAAGCGTGGCACGCGGCCGACCGGCTGCGCTGGCTGCACATCGCCAGCGCGGGCGTCGACCCCGTGCTGTTCCCCGGGCTGCGCGAGAGCGACGTGGTCCTGACGAACTCGCGGGGTGTCTTCGACGACGCCATCGCGGAGTACGTGCTGGGCGTGGTCCTCGCGTTCGCGAAGGACTTCGCGCGCTCGCACGACCTGCAGCGCGAAGGCCGCTGGCAGCACCGCGAGACCGAGCGGATCGCCGGGCGCGAGGTGCTGGTCGTCGGCACCGGGCCGATCGGCCGGGCCATCGCGCGGCTGCTGCGCGCGGCCGGGATGCGGGTCAGCGGGGCCGGCCGCCGGGAACGCATCGGGGACCCGGACTTCGGCGTCGTGCACGAGTCCGCGCGGCTCACCGAGGTCCTGCCGCACGCGGACTACGTCGTCGCCGTCGCGCCGCTGACCGAGCACACGAAGGGCATGTTCGACGCGCGGGCGTTCGCCGCGATGAAGCCGTCGGCGCGGTTCGTCAACGTCGGCCGGGGCGAGCTCGTGGTGACCTCGGACCTGATAAAAGCGCTGGAAAGCAACGCCATCGCCGGCGCCGCGCTCGACGTCTTCGACACCGAGCCGCTGCCCGCCGAAAGCCCGCTGTGGACGCTGCCCGACGTGCTGATCTCGCCGCACATGTCCGGTGACTTCATCGGCTGGCGGGACACGCTGGTCGAGGTGTTCACCGAAAACTTCCGCCGCTGGCGCGCTGGGGAGCCGCTGCGCAATGTCGTCGACAAGACGCTCGGCTACGTGCCGTCGGGGAACCAGGGAGCCGGATGA
- a CDS encoding amidase has translation MNDRMLTASELAAAYATGELSPVEATQNALQAIEARDGECNAYCLVDADRALEQAKASEVRWRDGNPIGWLDGVPSSIKDMFLTQGWPTVRGSKSIDPDQPWDVDSPVAARMREAGLVLLGKTTTPEIGWKGVTDSPLCGITRNPADPAKTAGGSSGGSAAAVAAGMGELSVGTDGGGSVRIPASFCGIVGLKPTHGRIPLYPASPFGPLSHAGPMARSVDDTALLLDVLSLPDHRDPAALAPPVGSFREAVRRDVRGLIAAFSPTLGYVDVDPEVAAIVAEAVRALGDAGLHVEQTDPGFADPKPAFDVLWSSGAAKLLDSFPPGSEQRTDPGLRRVWELGKKWTAGDYLDATAERAALGIRMGEFHTRYDVLITPTLPIAAFEAGHDVPPGSGLSEWPEWTPFTYPFNMTQQPAISVPAGRTSAGLPVGLQIVGPRHSDDLVLAVAKLLEEVRPWAPA, from the coding sequence ATGAACGACAGGATGCTGACCGCCAGCGAGCTCGCCGCCGCCTACGCGACCGGTGAGCTTTCGCCGGTCGAGGCGACGCAGAACGCGTTGCAGGCCATCGAAGCACGGGACGGCGAGTGCAACGCCTACTGCCTCGTCGACGCCGACCGCGCGCTGGAGCAGGCCAAGGCGTCCGAGGTCCGCTGGCGGGACGGCAACCCGATCGGCTGGCTCGACGGCGTGCCGTCGTCGATCAAGGACATGTTCCTCACCCAGGGCTGGCCGACCGTGCGGGGCTCGAAGAGCATCGACCCGGACCAGCCGTGGGACGTCGACAGCCCGGTCGCCGCGCGGATGCGCGAGGCCGGCCTGGTGCTGCTGGGCAAGACGACCACGCCGGAGATCGGCTGGAAGGGCGTCACCGACAGCCCGCTGTGCGGCATCACGCGCAACCCGGCCGACCCGGCGAAGACGGCGGGTGGGTCGAGCGGTGGCAGCGCCGCGGCCGTCGCGGCCGGGATGGGTGAGCTGTCGGTCGGCACCGACGGCGGTGGCTCGGTGCGGATCCCGGCGTCGTTCTGCGGGATCGTCGGGCTGAAGCCGACCCACGGCCGGATCCCGCTGTACCCGGCGAGCCCGTTCGGGCCGCTCTCGCACGCCGGCCCGATGGCGCGCTCGGTGGACGACACCGCACTGCTGCTGGACGTGCTTTCGCTGCCCGACCACCGTGACCCGGCCGCGCTGGCACCGCCGGTTGGCTCCTTCCGGGAGGCCGTCCGGCGGGACGTGCGCGGCCTGATCGCCGCGTTCTCCCCGACGCTCGGCTACGTCGACGTCGACCCGGAGGTGGCCGCGATCGTCGCCGAAGCGGTCCGGGCGCTGGGGGACGCCGGCCTGCACGTCGAGCAGACCGACCCCGGGTTCGCCGATCCGAAGCCGGCGTTCGACGTCCTGTGGTCGTCGGGGGCGGCGAAGCTGCTGGACTCCTTCCCGCCGGGCTCGGAGCAGCGGACCGACCCCGGCCTGCGCCGGGTCTGGGAGCTCGGCAAGAAGTGGACGGCGGGCGACTACCTCGACGCGACGGCCGAGCGGGCCGCGCTGGGCATCCGGATGGGCGAGTTCCACACGCGCTACGACGTGCTGATCACGCCGACCCTGCCGATCGCCGCGTTCGAGGCAGGCCACGACGTGCCGCCGGGCAGCGGGCTGAGCGAGTGGCCGGAGTGGACGCCGTTCACCTACCCCTTCAACATGACCCAGCAGCCGGCGATCAGCGTGCCGGCCGGGCGGACGTCGGCGGGGCTGCCGGTCGGCCTGCAGATCGTCGGGCCGCGGCACTCGGACGACCTCGTGCTGGCCGTGGCGAAGCTGCTGGAGGAAGTGCGGCCCTGGGCGCCCGCCTGA
- a CDS encoding helix-turn-helix transcriptional regulator, which translates to MPGEPDIATVAQAIGEPARAAMLLQLMDGGEHTARALAAVAGIAPSTASSHLRRLGEADLIEVTDAGRQRLHRLAGPAVAQLVEALAALAPPRLPDRFQPDPPAGPLLRARVCYGHLAGQLGVDLAVVLREDGVVGDLAPGETSVVRTFDHPVLAALGIGELPGAGPAVRACLDWSHGTVHLAGALGTALLTALLGAGWLRRRPRGRALRITETGRRRLGELGVG; encoded by the coding sequence ATGCCCGGCGAGCCCGACATCGCGACGGTCGCCCAAGCCATCGGCGAGCCGGCCCGGGCCGCGATGCTGCTGCAGCTGATGGACGGCGGCGAGCACACCGCACGGGCGCTGGCGGCGGTCGCCGGGATCGCGCCCTCCACCGCGAGTTCCCACCTGCGCCGACTGGGCGAAGCGGACCTCATCGAGGTGACGGACGCGGGCCGGCAGCGGCTGCACCGGCTCGCCGGCCCGGCGGTGGCCCAGCTCGTGGAGGCGCTGGCGGCACTCGCCCCACCCCGCCTGCCGGACCGGTTCCAGCCCGACCCGCCGGCGGGGCCGCTGCTGCGCGCCCGCGTTTGCTACGGCCACCTGGCCGGGCAACTCGGCGTCGACCTGGCCGTGGTGTTGCGCGAGGACGGCGTCGTCGGCGACCTGGCCCCGGGCGAGACGAGCGTGGTGCGCACCTTCGACCACCCGGTGCTCGCGGCGCTGGGCATCGGCGAGCTGCCCGGCGCGGGGCCGGCGGTTCGCGCGTGCCTGGACTGGTCGCACGGCACCGTCCACCTCGCCGGGGCGCTGGGAACCGCCCTGCTGACGGCACTCCTCGGCGCCGGCTGGCTCCGCCGACGGCCACGCGGCCGCGCGCTGCGCATCACCGAAACCGGGCGGCGCCGCCTAGGCGAGCTCGGCGTCGGCTGA
- a CDS encoding MaoC family dehydratase, translated as MIDRYFEDYVPGVTYDCGSVEVTDAEILDFARRYDPQEFHVDAAAAADGPFGGLIASGWHTASLMMRLYAEHYLSAASSLGSPGVDELRWPRPVRPGAVLRLRATVTEARRSRTKPDRGVVRTRVEFVDGGDDVVFSASVLNLIRVRPAGPGRAPAG; from the coding sequence GTGATCGATCGCTACTTCGAGGACTACGTCCCCGGGGTCACCTACGACTGCGGGAGCGTCGAGGTGACCGACGCCGAAATCCTGGACTTCGCCCGGCGGTACGACCCGCAGGAATTCCACGTCGACGCGGCCGCGGCGGCGGACGGCCCGTTCGGCGGCCTGATCGCCAGCGGCTGGCACACCGCGAGCCTGATGATGCGGCTCTACGCGGAGCACTACCTGTCCGCGGCGTCCAGCCTGGGCAGTCCGGGCGTCGACGAGCTGCGCTGGCCGCGTCCGGTGCGGCCCGGCGCCGTGCTGCGGCTGCGAGCGACGGTGACCGAGGCGCGCCGCTCTCGCACGAAGCCCGACCGGGGTGTGGTGCGGACGCGGGTCGAGTTCGTCGACGGCGGTGACGACGTCGTGTTCAGCGCGAGCGTCCTGAACCTCATCCGGGTGCGCCCTGCCGGACCAGGCCGCGCACCTGCGGGTTGA